From one Paenibacillus terrae HPL-003 genomic stretch:
- a CDS encoding PTS sugar transporter subunit IIA: protein MITREQIYLDEKLETKSAVFEFIAQEAEKLGVTVHREQLVQDLWEREKVYSTGLQDQFAIPHTQSEAVTRPAVLVIRLQDSIDWASHDGKPVQYIFSILVPKGSVDVSHLQIISSLATLLLEDSFKEAVAGAKSGDDVYHLLEQYTEGLVS, encoded by the coding sequence ATGATTACTAGAGAACAGATTTATCTGGATGAGAAGCTGGAGACAAAATCGGCTGTATTTGAATTTATTGCCCAAGAGGCTGAGAAGCTGGGTGTCACCGTCCATAGAGAACAGTTGGTGCAGGATTTGTGGGAAAGGGAGAAGGTATATTCAACAGGCCTTCAGGATCAGTTTGCCATACCTCATACGCAGAGCGAAGCAGTCACAAGACCAGCAGTTCTGGTTATCCGATTACAAGATAGTATTGATTGGGCATCTCATGATGGTAAGCCTGTCCAGTATATTTTCAGTATTTTGGTGCCCAAAGGCTCCGTGGATGTATCCCATTTGCAAATTATTTCTTCACTCGCAACCTTGCTATTGGAGGATTCCTTCAAAGAGGCGGTAGCCGGTGCCAAGAGCGGCGACGATGTGTATCATTTGCTCGAACAATATACAGAAGGGTTGGTGTCATAA
- a CDS encoding helix-turn-helix transcriptional regulator → MTYLKVNVDTPVQLISAGEFISEVPWKHMSRSIENFELILGVHKKVYIREEQEHFEIGEGDIVLLYPGRTHRGYQESLPGVTFYWFHFDVPTPPNVLSNEEMKQETRVMDAHLQRHGFVRDIYIPQCVRAGNGDRIHIIVNQILHVANSHYLTYHSANYLFTSLLIEISELALSRLTSSPASPQGNVSFNKIIEWTRIHAEEPITVTDLARKFNYNKDYISRLFKQNTGMRPLEFIHSIRINKAKELISRTDMSIKQVAEEAGYTDEKYFMRQFKKIVNMTPSQYRNAYHKTFMNKV, encoded by the coding sequence ATGACTTATCTGAAAGTAAACGTGGATACACCCGTTCAGCTTATCTCAGCAGGTGAGTTTATTTCCGAGGTGCCCTGGAAGCATATGAGTCGTTCTATAGAGAACTTCGAGCTGATCCTTGGCGTCCATAAGAAAGTATATATACGAGAAGAACAGGAGCATTTTGAGATCGGGGAAGGAGATATTGTGTTGCTTTATCCCGGTCGTACACATAGAGGGTATCAAGAATCGTTGCCGGGAGTTACATTTTACTGGTTTCATTTCGATGTTCCCACGCCCCCAAATGTATTATCTAATGAAGAAATGAAGCAGGAGACCCGTGTGATGGATGCTCATTTGCAGCGCCATGGCTTTGTACGGGATATCTATATACCGCAATGTGTACGCGCAGGCAATGGAGACCGGATTCATATTATCGTCAATCAGATTCTGCACGTAGCCAATTCGCACTATCTTACGTATCACAGTGCGAATTATTTGTTCACCTCGCTGCTGATTGAGATATCTGAGCTGGCTCTCAGCCGCTTGACCTCCAGTCCTGCCAGCCCACAGGGGAATGTGAGCTTCAACAAGATTATCGAGTGGACCCGTATTCATGCGGAAGAACCCATAACAGTGACGGATTTAGCTCGAAAATTTAACTACAACAAGGATTATATATCCCGTTTGTTCAAGCAAAATACAGGTATGCGCCCCTTGGAGTTCATTCACAGCATCCGTATCAATAAAGCCAAGGAACTGATTTCCCGTACAGATATGAGCATTAAGCAGGTTGCAGAAGAAGCGGGATATACGGATGAAAAGTATTTTATGCGTCAGTTTAAAAAAATAGTGAATATGACCCCTTCGCAGTACCGGAATGCTTATCACAAAACATTTATGAACAAAGTCTAA
- the mngB gene encoding mannosylglycerate hydrolase, translating to MEGDQDMSRTKVHVIPHTHWDREWYFTTSRSKVYLVKHVKEVLDALENRDGFKYYLLDAQGSLLDDYIKWCPEDEERIRRLVTDKRLMTGPWYTQTDQLVISGESMVRNLYYGMETAQKYGHAMKVGYVPDAFGQSAQMPQIYQEFGIRHFLFWRGVADNTNPKTEFLWKGSDGSQVFAVQIPFGYYYGGNIPEEPGELEAYLDSQIGTLEEKASTRHVYFPNGFDQAPVRLNLPELIRKFNELDPEREYVMNEPERFLEEIEKDSSDLPVLEGELMEAKHMRIHKSIFSTRADLKQQNNYIENLIVNTLEPVLSISHALGHDYPHYIVKDIWKLMFENAAHDSIGGCNSDTTNRDVAFRYKQARDIAENLLELHKRLIASKIKQEETFAFTIFNTLPYPRKGVTEMDAYLPEGSFVIRDTNGQQLPYTITEKVEQTDYVLGQHIDLNPSKKVYLPERVFRAKLLVELQEVPAMGYTQIVFDFSSTGDAMAERSNGNCIENEFYSVAVQKNGALSITDKISGRVYADQMVFEENGDDGDSYNYSPPERDLTVSSLGADVEAITSKSPVAEELSLRMKLKVPYDLNERAAALTSAVLPLQASVSLRKGERLIRFSVDVDNQVLSHRLRVLFDTGIASRLSIADQPFGVIARPTTLEEVEVWERELWTEKPITIEALQSYAALSDGSRGVAVLTGGVREYEVIGEAHDTIALTLFRTFGFMGKENLLYRPGRASGEKIVETPDAQLIGDLSFTFALHVHESGFDEADVAKAAKEYLTPLTSYQLSDFLNGRLIFAFRDEERIFEQNYSLLSFSEDSNVILSAFKKAEHNDGYIVRVFNPYLEKNAIGRVTFGESAHYELASLDERSKGEVLASSDADGAQLPELEHCKLLTVLVTPESK from the coding sequence ATGGAGGGAGATCAGGATATGAGCCGTACAAAAGTGCATGTCATTCCACATACTCACTGGGATCGGGAGTGGTATTTTACCACTTCCAGATCCAAAGTTTACTTGGTAAAGCATGTGAAAGAAGTGCTGGATGCGTTAGAAAATAGGGATGGTTTTAAATATTATCTTTTGGATGCTCAAGGGTCCCTGTTGGATGATTACATCAAATGGTGCCCTGAAGATGAGGAACGCATTCGCCGTCTTGTGACTGACAAGCGCCTGATGACCGGGCCGTGGTATACACAAACGGATCAGCTAGTCATTTCCGGTGAATCCATGGTTCGCAATCTGTATTATGGCATGGAGACAGCGCAGAAATATGGTCATGCGATGAAGGTCGGTTATGTGCCGGATGCTTTCGGTCAATCGGCGCAGATGCCGCAGATTTATCAGGAGTTCGGCATTCGGCATTTTCTGTTCTGGCGCGGTGTGGCAGACAATACAAATCCGAAAACTGAATTTTTGTGGAAGGGCTCGGATGGGAGTCAGGTGTTTGCGGTTCAAATCCCGTTCGGGTACTACTATGGCGGCAATATTCCAGAGGAACCCGGAGAACTTGAGGCATATCTGGACAGCCAAATCGGTACGCTGGAGGAAAAAGCGTCCACTCGTCATGTTTATTTTCCAAACGGCTTCGACCAAGCACCTGTACGCCTGAATCTGCCGGAGCTGATCCGCAAGTTCAACGAGCTTGACCCGGAACGAGAATATGTGATGAATGAGCCGGAGCGTTTCCTTGAAGAAATTGAAAAGGACAGCAGTGATCTTCCTGTGCTGGAAGGAGAGCTGATGGAAGCGAAGCATATGCGTATCCATAAGTCGATCTTTTCTACGCGTGCTGACCTCAAGCAGCAAAATAACTATATTGAAAATTTAATCGTAAATACGCTGGAGCCTGTGCTGTCGATCAGTCATGCACTGGGGCATGATTACCCGCATTACATCGTGAAGGATATCTGGAAGCTGATGTTTGAAAATGCGGCCCACGACAGCATCGGTGGCTGCAATAGTGACACGACGAACCGGGATGTAGCTTTTCGCTACAAACAGGCGCGGGATATCGCGGAAAATCTACTGGAGCTGCATAAACGCCTGATTGCTTCAAAGATTAAACAGGAAGAGACATTCGCCTTTACCATCTTTAACACATTGCCTTATCCGCGTAAGGGCGTTACAGAGATGGATGCTTACTTACCGGAAGGAAGCTTTGTGATTCGGGATACGAACGGTCAGCAGCTTCCGTATACGATTACCGAAAAAGTGGAACAGACGGATTACGTGCTCGGTCAGCATATTGATCTGAATCCGAGCAAAAAGGTGTACCTGCCTGAGCGTGTATTCCGTGCCAAGCTGCTGGTAGAGCTTCAGGAAGTGCCTGCTATGGGATATACGCAGATTGTATTTGATTTCAGTTCGACCGGGGATGCCATGGCAGAGCGCAGCAACGGGAACTGTATTGAAAATGAATTTTATAGCGTAGCTGTACAGAAGAACGGGGCATTGAGCATTACGGATAAAATCTCGGGGCGTGTGTACGCGGATCAGATGGTGTTTGAGGAAAATGGGGATGACGGAGACTCCTATAACTATTCTCCGCCGGAACGTGACCTTACGGTTTCTTCGCTCGGTGCTGATGTGGAGGCTATCACCTCTAAAAGTCCGGTAGCCGAGGAGTTGTCCCTTCGGATGAAGCTGAAGGTTCCGTACGATTTGAATGAACGCGCCGCTGCTTTGACTTCTGCTGTGCTACCACTACAGGCATCGGTTTCCCTGCGGAAAGGTGAACGCCTGATACGATTCTCGGTGGATGTGGATAATCAGGTGCTGAGTCACCGTTTGCGAGTGCTATTCGATACAGGGATTGCCTCCAGGCTATCGATTGCCGATCAGCCGTTCGGGGTCATTGCCCGTCCGACGACACTGGAGGAAGTAGAGGTATGGGAACGGGAACTGTGGACGGAGAAACCGATCACGATTGAGGCCCTGCAAAGCTACGCTGCGCTGAGCGATGGTTCCCGCGGAGTAGCGGTGCTGACCGGAGGAGTAAGGGAATATGAGGTCATTGGCGAAGCACATGATACAATAGCGCTGACGTTATTCCGCACCTTCGGGTTTATGGGTAAGGAAAATCTGTTGTATCGCCCGGGACGCGCTTCGGGAGAAAAGATCGTAGAAACGCCGGATGCACAGCTCATTGGCGATCTTTCATTCACTTTTGCCCTGCATGTGCATGAGTCTGGTTTTGATGAAGCAGATGTAGCTAAAGCGGCCAAGGAATATTTAACGCCATTGACCAGCTACCAGTTGTCTGACTTCCTGAATGGCCGTTTAATTTTCGCCTTCCGTGACGAAGAAAGAATATTCGAGCAAAACTACAGCCTGCTATCCTTTAGCGAGGATTCGAATGTGATCCTGAGTGCATTCAAGAAAGCAGAGCATAATGATGGATATATTGTGCGTGTATTTAATCCTTATTTGGAGAAGAATGCAATCGGACGCGTCACATTCGGTGAATCGGCCCACTACGAGCTGGCTTCGCTGGATGAGCGCTCCAAGGGAGAAGTGCTGGCCTCGTCCGATGCGGACGGTGCACAATTGCCGGAATTGGAGCATTGCAAGCTGTTGACGGTACTGGTAACCCCGGAATCGAAGTAA
- a CDS encoding PTS fructose transporter subunit IIB: MKIVGVTSCIAGLAHTPMAAKALEKAAAQLGHNIKVEQQGALGQVNKLTEEEIAAADFVLIASDQTVKEAERFEDKRIVRVKIGHAVNNAEAVLTKAVEAISAQK, from the coding sequence ATGAAAATTGTAGGCGTTACATCGTGTATTGCAGGTTTGGCTCATACCCCGATGGCGGCAAAAGCACTGGAAAAAGCAGCAGCACAGCTCGGTCATAACATTAAAGTGGAACAGCAGGGTGCGCTAGGACAGGTGAACAAGCTTACGGAGGAAGAGATTGCAGCAGCGGATTTTGTATTGATTGCTTCGGACCAGACGGTTAAGGAAGCGGAGCGTTTTGAGGATAAACGAATCGTTCGTGTCAAAATCGGTCATGCAGTCAACAATGCGGAAGCGGTTCTCACCAAAGCGGTGGAAGCCATCTCGGCTCAAAAATAA
- a CDS encoding PTS fructose transporter subunit IIC, giving the protein MKKWLSEARKHLMTGISYLLPVIIAGSLIVAVCKIIGLTMGVTDFGPYADKSGFLHILYLMENVGWRGIGLLNMVLAGYIAYSIADKPALAAGLIGGVLAQETNAGFLGALVAGFFAGYLTLWVKNKVKITGPAAGSVPLIILPLITVGLTGILMSVILGGPLSAINEGLVNWIKHMSESGTSTLVLALILGAMIGFDLGGPVNKAAWMAGNALFLSGVYLPNIFVNIAICIPPLGYGLATLILKRRFSKTYREAGKGSVIMGVIGITEGAIPFTLRNPAKLIPLNMIACAAGAALTALLGAHVIMPPIGGLYGAISVGTPFAYLAGGITGALIIVAGTLLVNFREEEQQAETKQASVKKNGEDIELVFD; this is encoded by the coding sequence ATGAAAAAATGGCTGAGTGAAGCTAGAAAGCATCTAATGACAGGCATTTCCTACCTTTTGCCGGTTATTATTGCAGGTTCCCTGATTGTTGCGGTGTGTAAAATTATTGGACTGACGATGGGGGTCACGGACTTCGGCCCCTATGCCGATAAAAGTGGATTTCTTCATATTTTATACTTGATGGAAAATGTCGGCTGGCGCGGAATTGGGCTGCTGAACATGGTGCTGGCCGGATATATCGCCTATTCGATTGCCGATAAGCCTGCGCTAGCTGCGGGGCTGATCGGTGGCGTACTGGCACAGGAAACGAACGCCGGTTTTCTGGGTGCGCTCGTTGCCGGGTTCTTTGCCGGATACCTCACTCTGTGGGTGAAAAACAAAGTGAAAATCACAGGCCCAGCCGCTGGTTCTGTTCCGCTGATTATTCTACCGCTTATTACAGTGGGCTTAACGGGGATTCTCATGTCCGTCATCCTGGGTGGACCGCTCAGTGCGATTAACGAAGGGCTGGTTAACTGGATCAAGCATATGAGTGAAAGCGGAACCAGCACCCTCGTGCTTGCCCTGATTTTGGGAGCCATGATCGGGTTCGACCTTGGCGGTCCTGTCAATAAAGCAGCCTGGATGGCGGGAAATGCGTTATTCCTGTCGGGTGTATATTTGCCCAATATTTTCGTAAACATTGCTATCTGTATTCCACCCTTGGGCTATGGACTTGCGACTCTGATTCTGAAACGCCGTTTTTCCAAAACGTATCGTGAAGCTGGAAAAGGCTCAGTCATCATGGGCGTTATCGGAATTACCGAAGGTGCGATTCCCTTTACGCTGCGCAACCCTGCCAAGCTGATTCCGTTGAACATGATTGCCTGTGCGGCAGGTGCGGCATTGACAGCTTTGTTGGGCGCACATGTCATTATGCCTCCAATCGGCGGTTTGTATGGCGCGATATCTGTAGGTACTCCGTTTGCATATCTGGCTGGAGGAATCACTGGGGCGCTAATTATTGTGGCAGGAACTTTGCTCGTCAACTTCCGTGAGGAAGAGCAGCAAGCTGAGACGAAGCAAGCGTCCGTTAAGAAAAACGGAGAAGATATTGAACTGGTGTTCGACTGA
- a CDS encoding type II toxin-antitoxin system death-on-curing family toxin gives MSSIRFLTIQEVIAINVAMIERYSKGEQIGVKDTSLLESAVLRPQSSAFSEDAYPTIFSKAAALFESLGQNHPFHNANKRTAFTALLIFLRYNGFQFKMDQKAAEDFTVDMVNHKFSLDQLALLIELHASKLHV, from the coding sequence ATGAGCAGCATTCGTTTCTTAACCATTCAAGAAGTTATAGCTATTAATGTCGCTATGATTGAAAGATACAGTAAAGGCGAACAAATCGGCGTCAAAGATACCAGTCTACTTGAGTCTGCTGTTCTACGTCCTCAATCATCAGCTTTTAGTGAAGATGCGTACCCCACAATATTCAGCAAAGCCGCTGCATTATTCGAATCCCTAGGGCAAAACCATCCTTTTCATAATGCAAACAAGCGAACAGCTTTTACTGCATTACTCATTTTTTTGCGCTACAATGGCTTTCAGTTTAAAATGGATCAGAAAGCAGCCGAAGACTTTACTGTAGATATGGTTAATCATAAATTTTCGTTGGATCAGCTAGCTTTATTAATCGAGCTCCATGCATCCAAACTACATGTGTGA
- a CDS encoding YwqG family protein has protein sequence MLQPPLRDELTRILEGHSLDEELKEEIHQEAQAAIQFHVEHEENYEHIGNSRIAGYPDLPPSIEWPCDSDGEYYTFIAQINLGEMPFSPYEGLPHQGILYFFLGLDEPAYDIDHKIFYYNGDSSVLQKTLPPTGKVEVCAENRGFTSYAISFQPIVTLRSEGELGDVLVDQYEELYELVCEQSDTVWGQHQSFAGNTLRDAYLRRNGLEGLLFNWHKSESQIHKEIEQAMHRGSTDYAEHLRSEVLPQLQEYQTNREKHDQASANWHVLLSVSSLDEVGMCWWDAGYLEFFIDQRDLKNLDFTRTYVNLATS, from the coding sequence ATGCTACAACCACCATTAAGGGATGAACTGACTCGAATACTGGAAGGGCATTCACTGGATGAAGAATTAAAAGAAGAGATTCATCAGGAAGCCCAAGCTGCTATACAATTTCATGTGGAGCATGAGGAAAATTACGAACACATTGGAAATAGTCGGATCGCCGGCTACCCGGATTTGCCACCCTCGATCGAGTGGCCGTGTGATTCAGACGGAGAATATTATACGTTTATTGCTCAAATCAATTTGGGTGAAATGCCTTTTTCCCCATACGAGGGGTTGCCTCATCAGGGTATACTTTACTTTTTTCTTGGGCTGGATGAGCCCGCCTATGATATTGACCATAAAATCTTTTACTATAATGGCGACAGTAGCGTTTTGCAGAAAACATTGCCACCGACCGGGAAGGTTGAAGTATGTGCTGAGAACAGGGGTTTCACATCTTATGCAATTTCTTTTCAGCCGATTGTTACCCTTCGGTCGGAGGGTGAGCTAGGAGATGTTCTTGTAGATCAGTATGAAGAGCTGTATGAGCTTGTTTGTGAACAAAGTGACACGGTGTGGGGTCAGCATCAATCTTTTGCCGGGAACACCCTGCGGGATGCTTATCTACGCCGAAACGGGCTAGAGGGTCTTCTGTTTAACTGGCATAAGAGTGAGAGTCAGATTCATAAGGAAATCGAGCAAGCTATGCATAGGGGAAGTACGGATTATGCGGAGCATTTACGATCCGAAGTGCTGCCTCAGCTGCAAGAATATCAGACGAATCGGGAAAAGCACGATCAGGCTTCAGCGAATTGGCATGTTCTGCTCTCGGTCTCTTCTTTGGACGAGGTTGGTATGTGCTGGTGGGACGCAGGGTATTTGGAGTTTTTTATAGATCAAAGGGACTTGAAGAACCTTGATTTCACGCGAACGTATGTCAATCTTGCTACGAGCTAG
- a CDS encoding AbrB family transcriptional regulator, with protein sequence MGKVIGMERKITKFGNSLGITMTEAIKQLGLGQGDTVQVEVDHKSGQIIIRKSNKITLPSGLSDDFLENLSQVMDSYDETLKGLKDR encoded by the coding sequence ATGGGTAAGGTGATTGGAATGGAACGTAAAATTACTAAATTCGGAAATAGCTTAGGGATTACTATGACAGAAGCCATTAAGCAGCTCGGACTGGGCCAAGGAGATACAGTTCAGGTTGAAGTAGATCACAAGAGCGGACAAATCATTATACGAAAATCGAACAAAATAACTCTGCCCTCAGGGTTAAGTGATGATTTTCTTGAAAATCTTTCTCAAGTAATGGATTCATATGACGAAACCCTTAAAGGACTTAAGGATAGATGA
- a CDS encoding BglG family transcription antiterminator, with protein MIFPYKRLKKLYQLVSGNDQGWSWTTKALAERLEVTERTIRDDLKKLDSMLNEYGAYLESKRGSGYTIRVDDREKYHFFADESQEETEVSQRLPGAPEERIRYELFKLLNAREYVKMEDLADELYISRATMNNDFKIIRRILDDYGLTLRTKPGYGVKVVGEEKSIRYCLAEYADVRDEEGQRSGMPLEQQQLFQGLDLPRIRAIILKHLRPNGIKMADLALKDLITHLAVMVLRVKEGHGLERFEKVAGGQRDIELATTILSEMEEAFGITCPLGELDYVLLHIVSKKMAETEWERLQSDRLFLAVREMLTFVYERFTYDLRDDERLSRDLFVHLKPMLTRLEHGMNMRNPLLGHIRKYYPLAYEITVGAVKELQKSFPYDINDNEIGYLALHIGAALERKYNIPHRRRKTVLLVCGSGYGTARILESRLRSLFAELDVSRVVSLREYEEMPSVDEDLIVSTIHLQQHKDKPSAVISPIPSERDMETITRMVRASDEEQEISLLRYFDKDLFMTRSDQPDKDTLIEEMSGMLKHGGVVTDKFLPAVMEREKLGSTALDRGMAIPHPLELSSNRTVVSVCLLEKPIQWDANHEVHVVFLLSICKEDYEQAMGIYDLFVELIRQEETLERLKHCHSFDAFMLIARQVLAVKSNDYH; from the coding sequence ATGATTTTTCCCTACAAACGCTTGAAAAAGCTGTACCAGCTCGTCAGTGGAAATGATCAAGGCTGGTCTTGGACCACCAAAGCGCTCGCTGAGCGGCTGGAGGTGACAGAGCGGACCATCCGCGATGATCTTAAGAAGCTGGACAGTATGCTGAATGAATATGGAGCATATCTGGAATCCAAGAGGGGTAGCGGCTATACGATCAGGGTTGATGATCGTGAGAAATACCATTTTTTTGCGGATGAAAGTCAGGAAGAAACAGAAGTAAGTCAGCGGCTACCGGGGGCTCCGGAAGAGCGCATACGGTATGAACTGTTCAAGCTGCTGAATGCGAGGGAATACGTGAAGATGGAAGATCTCGCCGATGAGCTGTATATTAGCCGGGCGACCATGAATAATGATTTTAAAATCATTCGGCGGATTCTGGATGATTATGGTCTCACTCTGCGCACTAAGCCGGGATATGGCGTGAAGGTGGTCGGGGAAGAGAAAAGTATCCGTTACTGTCTTGCTGAGTATGCCGATGTACGTGATGAAGAAGGACAACGCAGCGGTATGCCTTTGGAACAGCAACAGCTGTTTCAGGGGCTGGATTTACCGCGAATCCGTGCAATTATTTTGAAGCATCTGCGGCCCAACGGCATCAAGATGGCGGATTTGGCGTTGAAAGACCTGATCACCCATCTGGCGGTTATGGTACTGCGAGTGAAGGAAGGGCATGGATTGGAGCGCTTTGAAAAGGTGGCAGGCGGTCAGCGGGATATTGAACTGGCTACCACCATTCTGAGTGAGATGGAAGAGGCTTTTGGCATAACCTGTCCTTTAGGGGAGCTGGATTATGTCCTGCTGCACATCGTCAGCAAAAAGATGGCCGAAACCGAGTGGGAGCGTCTCCAGTCTGACCGTCTCTTCTTAGCTGTGCGCGAGATGCTGACTTTTGTCTACGAGCGCTTCACCTATGATTTGCGTGACGATGAACGGCTATCCCGGGACTTGTTTGTGCATCTGAAACCGATGCTGACTCGGCTGGAGCATGGCATGAACATGCGTAATCCGTTGCTTGGGCATATCCGCAAATACTATCCACTAGCCTATGAAATCACGGTCGGTGCGGTAAAAGAACTGCAAAAATCGTTCCCGTATGACATCAACGATAACGAAATCGGTTATTTGGCGCTTCATATTGGAGCTGCTTTGGAACGCAAATACAATATTCCACATCGGCGTCGTAAAACCGTGTTGCTGGTGTGCGGCTCCGGCTACGGAACCGCCCGGATTCTGGAATCCAGACTGCGTTCCCTGTTTGCCGAGCTGGACGTATCCCGGGTGGTCTCACTTCGGGAATACGAGGAGATGCCTAGCGTCGATGAGGACCTAATTGTATCCACGATCCACTTGCAGCAGCATAAGGATAAACCTTCGGCGGTGATCAGTCCGATTCCTTCGGAACGGGATATGGAGACGATCACGCGGATGGTGCGTGCCAGCGATGAGGAGCAGGAAATTTCACTGCTGCGGTATTTTGACAAGGACTTGTTTATGACCCGATCCGATCAGCCGGACAAAGATACCCTGATTGAAGAAATGAGCGGTATGTTGAAGCACGGAGGAGTTGTGACCGACAAGTTTCTGCCAGCAGTCATGGAGAGGGAGAAGCTGGGATCTACTGCACTGGATCGAGGTATGGCGATTCCCCATCCTCTGGAGCTTAGCTCTAACCGGACGGTCGTAAGCGTATGTCTGCTGGAAAAGCCGATCCAATGGGATGCCAACCATGAGGTCCATGTTGTATTCCTGCTTTCGATCTGTAAAGAGGATTACGAGCAGGCGATGGGGATTTACGATCTGTTTGTAGAACTGATCCGTCAGGAAGAAACGCTAGAACGACTAAAGCATTGCCACTCCTTTGACGCCTTTATGCTGATCGCCCGTCAGGTGCTTGCAGTCAAGAGCAATGATTACCATTGA